The Triplophysa dalaica isolate WHDGS20190420 chromosome 5, ASM1584641v1, whole genome shotgun sequence genome window below encodes:
- the LOC130420311 gene encoding uncharacterized protein LOC130420311: MTEKSDICLLGLILLSSLFTGVSEAEVTHVFISSGESVSLSCNDALHQCSSTTWIYSNYTRSSEVEVFTGGINKNNTERSERLSLTSDCSLNIYKTTQHDGGVYTCRQYVNGHHHEPDSRVNLHVLHVSSSSSSQTEIRANTSLTFSCQLFTYDCDYEFSYYGYQLLWMNQTDVDLQTDSRYQIRSDKLCLISLTTTLVNEDDNTELRCVLKHKNDIKTSVTYTVRFTDSNKILVTTTNPERFSTLNTPETTQQQASTTTSIIIRVILVIVEVSVFAAPTVILLQIICAGRAQNRRRTQNTHPEDTVMSAVLE, from the exons atgactgagaagagtgatatatgtctgctgggactgatccttctctcttcactattcacag gtgtgagtgaagcagaagtgactcatgtgttcatcagttctggtgaaagtgtgtctctgtcctgtaatgatgctcttcatcaatgctcctcaactacatggatCTACAGTAATTATACAAGATCATCTGAAGtagaagtgtttactggaggaataaataagaataacacagagagatctgagagactgagtctgacatctgactgctctctcaacatctataaaacaacacaacatgatggtggaGTTTACACAtgcagacaatatgtgaatggacATCATCATGAACCTGATTCACGTGTTaatctacatgttcttcatg tgtcttcatcatcatcatcacagactgagataagagcaaacacatctCTCACTTTCTCCTGTCAGCTGTTTACATATGACTGTGATTATGAGTTCAGTTATTATGGATACCAGCTGttgtggatgaatcagactgatgttgatctacagacagactccagatatcagattagatcagataaactctgtctcatctctctgactacaacactcgtgaatgaagacgacaacacagagttgagatgtgtgctcaaacacaagaatgacatcaagacctcagtcacatatactgtcagatttacag attcaaacaagattctagtgaccaccacaaaccctgagagattctcaactcttaacacaccagaaactacacaacaacaag catcaactacaacatcaataataataagag tgattctagtgattgttgaggtgtcagtgtttgctgctcctactgtcattcttcttcagatcatctgtgcaggaagagcgc aaaacagaagaaggactcagaacactcatccagaagacacagtgatgtcagcagttttggaataa
- the LOC130421105 gene encoding uncharacterized protein LOC130421105, whose protein sequence is MFSYYGFQLVWMNQTDVDLQTDSRYQIRSDKLCLISLTTTLVNEDDNTELRCVLKHKNDIKTSVTYTVRFTDSNKILVTTTNPERFSTLKTPETTQQQVTSSHTVTIGVIVSLLLLLTVAVLCVIYRKRKDRRLSGASVVASKNDNNGTYETINIVPSTPITHEQKDDVVYSEVTVVSKKQLKNNIVQSAGDVTYAVIRGGKTEPEDACREL, encoded by the exons ATGTTCAGTTATTATGGATttcagctggtgtggatgaatcagactgatgttgatctacagacagactccagatatcagattagatcagataaactctgtctcatctctctgactacaacactcgtgaatgaagacgacaacacagagttgagatgtgtgctcaaacacaagaatgacatcaagacctcagtcacatatactgtcagatttacag attcaaacaagattctagtgaccaccacaaaccctgagagattctcaactcttaaaacaccagaaactacacaacaacaag TGACCAGCTCTCATACAGTGACTATTGGTGTGATCGTTTCATTACTTCTTCTACTTACTGTTGCTGttctttgtgtgatttatagGAAAAGAAAAG atcgGAGATTGTCTGGAGCCTCTGTG GTCGCATCTAAGAATGACAATAATGGAACATATGAGACCATCAACATCGTTCCTTCTACTCCTATCACACAT GAGCAGAAAGATGATGTGGTTTATTCTGAGGTGACCGTTGTcagtaaaaaacaactgaaGAACAACATT GTTCAGTCTGCTGGTGATGTGACTTATGCCGTCATCAGAGGAGGAAAAACTGAACCTGAAGACGCCTGCAGAGAGCTTTAA